CTAGCATGCCGCGCCGCCGACGCAGCCGCAGACGCCAGAAGCAGGCGAGCGCGGTGACGCCGGCCAGGGCGATGGCGGTGGTCATCGGCCGCGCGGTTCCGTCGTCGAAGCGGGCGACCGCCACGCTGTAGAGCGCCGAGCCGGTCATCTGAAGGAAGCTGGCCACCGCGGCGGCGAGGCCGGCCATGCGCGGGAACGGCCCGATGGCGCCGGCGATGCCGTTGGGCAGCGTGAGGCCCAGGCCGATGGCGAAGACGTACATCGGCGCGACGATCGCCGCGACCGACAGGATCCCGCTCCACGCCAGCGCGGCGAGCACCACGCCGGCCCCGGCGCCCAGGCCGGTGCCGCAGAAGATCGTGCGATCGAGGCCGAGCTGGGTCCCGAAGCGGCTCGACAGGAAGGTGCCGGTCATGATCCCGAGCGCGACGGCGCCGAAGCAGAACCCGAAGACGCTCGGCGAGACGCCGAGCACGCCGATCAGCACGAACGGAGAGCCCGAGATGAACGCGAACTGGCCGCCGAACATCAGCGCGTTCACCAGCACGTAGGCGAGGTAGGCCCGGTCGGAGAGCAGGCGGGCGACGTTGCGGCCCATCGCGCCCGGCTGCAGCGCGGAGGGATCGCGCCGCACGTTGGTCTCGTGGACGCCCGCCGCCATCAGGGCCACGAAGAACGTGCCCGCGCCGGCGAGCACGAGGAAGACCGCGCGCCAGCCGAAGGTCTGGTGCACGTAGCCGCCGAGCACGGGAGCCAGCATGGGATTCAGCGACTGGACCATCGCCATGTAGGAGAAGACGCGCGCCGCGCGCTCGGGCCCGTGCAGATCGCGGATGACCGCGCGGGCGACCACCGGCCCGGCCCCGCCGCCGAGCGCCTGGAGCACGCGCGCGCCGATCAGCACGCCGATGGAGGAGGCCAGCGCGCAGGCGAGCCCGGCCGCCGCGTAGAGGGCCAGGCCGGCGATGAGCACCCAGCGCCGCCCGAAGCGGTCCGACAGCGGGCCGTAGACGAGCTGCGACGCCGCGAAAGCCATCAGGAAGAGCGTGACCGTGAGCTGCACCGTCGCGGGCGGGGCGGCGAAGGCGGTGGCGATCGCGGGCAGCGAGGGCAGGAACATGTCGATGGACAGAGCGCCCAGCCCGACCACCGCGGTCAGCAGCACCTCGACGCGCACCCAGGTCATATATCCCAGCCCTGGCCGAAACGATAGACTAGGTCGCCGCTGACGACCGGCCACGACACCAAGGAGTCATGGGGCGGGTGACCGCCTTCCGGCGCCGCGGTAGAATGACGCCGGACACCACGGAGGCGGATGACATGGACAAGTACGAGTACTTCAGCGGGATCCCGGAGGTGGGCATCGTCCCGCGGGCGCCGCACGTGGGCCCCCTCCTCCAGCACGTCTACGAGCAGGAGCACGGCCGCGGCGGCTTCGCGGGCAAGGTCACCCACACCTATCATCTCTATCCGCCCAACAACTGGCTGCCCGGCGAGACCGGCACGCTCGCCGGCTTCGCGCCGCTGTGGGAGTCGGCGATGCAGCCGGTGGGCGGCGTGCACCACGCCCTCGGTGTGGCGCGGCCGCCCGAGGCGCGCGACGTCTATCGCGGCATGGCGCGCCTGGTCGCCAACGCCACCGTGGCCATGAACGTGACCGCGCCCACCGCGCCGATGGACTATCTCTTCGAGCATCACTCGGCCACGCTCGTGTTCTTCGTCCACCAGGGCCACGGCACGCTCGAGACGCTCTTCGGTCCCATCGCGTACGGGCCGGGCGACTTCCTGGTGGTGCCCAAGGGCATTCCGCATCGCTTCGAGACTGGCGCCGGCCCGCACTACTACTGGATGTACGAGAGCTTCACCGGCGATCCGGAGAAGTCGGAGGCCGCGACCACCGGGCGGTTCATCACCCACAGCCGGAGCGACTACCGCTATCCCCGCTCGCTCGATACCCGCAACGAGGCGGGCCGCTTCGAGGTCATCTCCAAGGTCGGCTCGGTCTACACCCGTCGCGTGCACCCCACCCATCCCTTCGACGTGGTGGGCTGGCGCGGCGACTACCTGCCGTACCGCTTCGCGGTGGAGGACGTGCGGCCCCTCACCGCGGACCGCTCGCACGTTCCCCCGTCGGGGCACACCGTCTTCACGCTGCCCGGCTGCTACCTCTGCGTCTTCACGGTGCGGTCGGTGGAGAAGGAAGGGATGTGGCTGCCGTTCTTCCACCGCAACCTCGACTACTGCGAGACGATCGGCTACCACTTCGGCGACTTCTTCAGCCGCGGCGGCGTGATCCGCGCGGGCATGGTCACCGTGCACCCGGTCGGCCTGCCGCACGGGC
This genomic stretch from Candidatus Methylomirabilota bacterium harbors:
- a CDS encoding multidrug effflux MFS transporter, translated to MTWVRVEVLLTAVVGLGALSIDMFLPSLPAIATAFAAPPATVQLTVTLFLMAFAASQLVYGPLSDRFGRRWVLIAGLALYAAAGLACALASSIGVLIGARVLQALGGGAGPVVARAVIRDLHGPERAARVFSYMAMVQSLNPMLAPVLGGYVHQTFGWRAVFLVLAGAGTFFVALMAAGVHETNVRRDPSALQPGAMGRNVARLLSDRAYLAYVLVNALMFGGQFAFISGSPFVLIGVLGVSPSVFGFCFGAVALGIMTGTFLSSRFGTQLGLDRTIFCGTGLGAGAGVVLAALAWSGILSVAAIVAPMYVFAIGLGLTLPNGIAGAIGPFPRMAGLAAAVASFLQMTGSALYSVAVARFDDGTARPMTTAIALAGVTALACFWRLRLRRRRGMLA
- a CDS encoding homogentisate 1,2-dioxygenase, producing MDKYEYFSGIPEVGIVPRAPHVGPLLQHVYEQEHGRGGFAGKVTHTYHLYPPNNWLPGETGTLAGFAPLWESAMQPVGGVHHALGVARPPEARDVYRGMARLVANATVAMNVTAPTAPMDYLFEHHSATLVFFVHQGHGTLETLFGPIAYGPGDFLVVPKGIPHRFETGAGPHYYWMYESFTGDPEKSEAATTGRFITHSRSDYRYPRSLDTRNEAGRFEVISKVGSVYTRRVHPTHPFDVVGWRGDYLPYRFAVEDVRPLTADRSHVPPSGHTVFTLPGCYLCVFTVRSVEKEGMWLPFFHRNLDYCETIGYHFGDFFSRGGVIRAGMVTVHPVGLPHGPQPSALRAFMDGHRPPLHNEVGVMADFVNPVQISEYALGLSQPDYMASWDGYTTDSRFVHRPDRLAEVRALADRLADARDELRPRSDAS